The following DNA comes from Palaemon carinicauda isolate YSFRI2023 chromosome 22, ASM3689809v2, whole genome shotgun sequence.
CTATGTCTTCGCCTGTTGGGGCACTCGACCTCCCTGGAGCGGCAAGTACATAATGGCCACCTTAGCATTCAGTCTTTCCAGTGGCTGCTAAAGACCTTCTGGTCTTAACATATGGACCTTCCGGACTTGAGTTTGTGGGTGATAATGTCAACCTTCTCAAGGGAGTAGATCTTTCTCCTCTCCCAGATATGATGCTctttacagatgcatcaaaagaagggtggggctcACCTGTTACAGCACGTGGCCTCCGAGCTGTGGTCTGATTCCAGCTggcagtgccacataaacctcctggagaTTTTATAGCCCTCAATCATTTCCATCAGGTCCTTTCAGGTCACTCTGTAATGTTAATGAGCTACAACACAACGTTAGTGGCATGTCTAAACAGGTGAGGAGGTAAATTTTCTTTCTGCCTAATTAGGAGACTTCTCAATAAAGTAAGGGCATCACAAGATCTGTCAATGACCCGTATAGCTCCACTGTGGCAGCAAGCAAAATGATTTCCAGACTTTTTACTTCTGTTAAAAGAAGTACTGATGGAGTTGCTACCCCTCTAAGATCTGTTTCAGCAACCACAAGCAGAGATTTTGTATAGAGCAGTTGCTTCCCTACGACTTCATGCATGGaggctatccagcgtctcctctcgcAGAGAGGCTTTCTGCACGTAGTGGCAAAACGGATGCCTGTGTACCTCAGGCAGTCGTCTATTGCCATCTACCATGGGAGGTGATCTATCTTCTGTAGTTGGTATTATGGAATAagtctctccacttgatgccactatcccCTTGATAGCGAAGTTTTTGTTATACCTTAGGTAGGAAAAACTCATGAGCAGTCTCGGCTGTGAAAGACTACCGTTCATCCTTGAACCTTGTCTTTAGACAATGGAGTTGACATTGTCTCCTCGACGGAATTgtctttactcatacagagtttTAAGCTTAcatgccctcagttggaagttggTCCTCCTCATGTAGTGAAAGTATTACGCTCCCTGAAAGGAGCTCCTTACAAACTGTGAAGTCAAGCATTCAGATCTTGACTTGATTCTTAAGATGCTTTTCCATCTTGCTCTTGTCTCAGCCTCAAGGGTTAGCGAGTTGCATGGTCTATACTATAacatagcccattcaaggggatggggctaGGTAACACTcaccttcgtccctgagtttattgcagaCTCAGAATCCGGCTGTAGCTGACTCTAGGTGCAGGCCTTTCCAAATTTTGAGTTTTAGGATGGTAACTGACGATCCTGATCAGCTGTTACTATGTCCTCTGAGAATGTTGAGATGCGCTATCAAGGGCTTATCAAGAGCTCGCCCACAAAGTAGGTGTCTATTTGCGAGTACAGTCAAAGAACATGATTTCCTCTTGGATTCGGCAGGTCATCGACTGTGCCTTAAACTATAACTTCTATACAGGGTGAAAAACCCAGATTTCATGATGTTAAGGGTGTAAGTATATCCCTAGCATTTAATAGAAACTTCTGTAAGTATATATATCCCTGGCATTAAATAGAAACTTCTATGTGGTGCAGGTACTTCAAGAAGGAATTTGGCAAAGGAGAACAACCTTCACttcccattacctgcaagacataacaaaCAAGAACCTAGATACCTTTACTctgggtcctgtggtggctgcttaaCAAGTGGTTTAGCTACATCACCTCCCATAGGACTAGTAGCAGTTGGTCGAGGCTGGATGTTACTCTGTATTAGTCTGGGAGAAATGGATAGAATAACTAGCCTTTTCTGCCTTCATCATCCTCTCCTTTGGGGCACAGCATCTGGTGGACTCTGCAAGCTGCAAACTGATCTACCTCCGACTGCAAGTGAGAACCATTTAAATTTGTGTGGTCTGAGATATCTTGATATATTTTGTCATGTCCCCAATCTCCCTGCGAGGAGGAGATGGACAATGTCTAAGTTTAAGTTTGAGGGTGTGAGATGTCACTCCTTCCTCTTAGCTGGTCAAGTCACCATGATTGCTTTTCACTCATTTACCATGAGTTCTTTCATTTAGCTGGTCAAGTCACAATGCTTGCTTTCCACTCATTCACCGTGATTGCTTTCTCTTAGCTGGTCGAGTCACAATGCTTGCTTTCCACTCATTCACCGTGATTGCTTTCTCTTAGCTGGTCGAGTCACAATGCTTGCTTTCCACTCATTCACCGTGATTGCTTTCTCTTAGCTGGTCGAGTCACAGTGGTTGCTTTCCTCTCATTCACCGTGATTGCTTTCTCTTAGCTGGTCGAGTCACAATGCTTGCTTTCCACTCATTCACCGTGATTGCTTTCTCTTAGCTGGTCGAATCACAATGGTTGCTTTCCACTCATTCACCGTGATTGCTTTCTCTTAGCTGGTCGAGTCACAATGGTTGCTTTCCACTCATTCACCGTGATTGCTTTCTCTTAGCTGGTCGAGTCACAATGGTTGCTTTCCACTCATTCACCGTGATTGCTTTCTCTTAGCTGGTCGAGTCACAATGGTTGCTTTCCACTCATTCACCGTGATTGCTTTCTCTTAGCTGGTCGAGTCACAATGGTTGCTTTCCACTCATTCACCGTGATTGCTTTCCACTCATTCACCGTGATTGCTTTCTCTTAGCTGGTCGAGTCACAATGGTTGCTTTCCTCTCATTCACCGTGATTGCTTTCTCTTAGCTGGTCGAGTCGCAATGGTTGCTTTCCTCTCATTCACCGTGATTGCTTTCTCTTAGCTGGTCGAATCACAATGGTTGCTTTCCACTTATTCACCGTGATTGCTTTCTCTTAGCTGGTCGAGTCACAATGGTTGCTTTCCACTCATTCACCGGGATTGCTTTCTCTTAGCTGGTCGAGTCACAAAGGTTGCTTTCCACTCATTCACCGTGATTGCTTTCTCTTAGCTGGTCGAGTCATAATGGTTGCTTTCCACTCATTCACTGTGATTGCTTTCTCTTAGCTGGTCGAGTCACAATGCTTGCTTTCCACTCATTCACCATGATTGCCCGGCCTGTCAGACGCTACAGCATTGTCAGGCTGAGAGTTTCAGGAGGTGTCAGGATACTCCTCTCACGCTTTACCAAGTTCAGAGTTGTACCTCAGGCCAAGTTTCCAGATAGTTGGAGTTTGGATTTCCACCCACCTAAGATTAAGTCTCCATAGTAATGAATGAAAGGTTTATATTTGTGTTGgaatagatgacaaatttggaagtaatttataatttttgtaactATACAAACGTAAGCTCTTTACTCATATTTGTCCAGCCATTTACTTATCCCCCAAGAAGTCATGCCTGCAATGAAAATTGATTTATCTCACTGTGTGAACATGTGAGCAGGGTGCTTGATCTACCCCTTGCTAGCCCTGCTAACTAGTGAAGGGTTGTCGACACCTCGTGCAAGAGTTTATGGCTAGATTCTAGCTTTGCTAAAAACATATCCATAGTAAAGAATTCGGCTTccgtataattatgaaaaatacaaattacttgcaaATTTGTAACATTAAATCATCGTCACACTTTGGATGGTCTTTCTTCATGGCTTTAATTCCATGTCTATTATACCTACCTCTGAAAGCCTATTTTCAGGATTCAGCTGTCAATTTCAAGTATTTGCATCTGTATTTCACATTCTTTTGTGAATGAAAATTTCTTTAGATTGTCTGTGTATTAGAAATCAGATCATTGGTATTTTACCACATTTGAGATTTAAGAGATTTTACAATAGAATTTGCTAATGCACGACTGTTCAATTTTTCAATTCAATATCTGGATGGATGCTAGATAATTGCCTTTGTTGGCTGTGACCCTCCaacttctccattttttttttattgcagtgaaCCCAAATATATCAAAGTCATGGCCACTGAGAAAAAGTTTTCAGATGATATAGATGAAATACCAGACTCGAGCAGCTGTACGAAGCCCGGAAAGTATAAAATTGTGATTATAGGTGATGGAGGAACTGGAAAGTCCAGCTATGTCTCAAGATTACAAAGTGAAGGCTTCAGACACGAATACATAGCTACAATGGGTGTTGAAAAGACAGAAATTGTTGTAGATACATCTCATGGAGAATGCATTATTAGTCTGTGGGACACAGCCGGGCAGGAAAAACTAGGACCTTTACGGGATGCTTACTATGAGGGTGCAGATGCTGCAATCATATTTTGTGATGTGACTTCTCGTGTGACCTATAAAAATGTCCCGCTTTGGCACAAAGATGTTATGAGAGTTAGTGAAGGTATTCCAATTGTGCTCTGTGCCAATAAGATTGATGTAAAGGAGAGAAAAGTAAAAAGCAAAGGTATTACGTATCCTTTGAAGTTCAACATGGGATTCTTTGAAATAAGTGTCAAGAACAGATTATGTTTGAAAGAGC
Coding sequences within:
- the LOC137616276 gene encoding uncharacterized protein; the encoded protein is MATEKKFSDDIDEIPDSSSCTKPGKYKIVIIGDGGTGKSSYVSRLQSEGFRHEYIATMGVEKTEIVVDTSHGECIISLWDTAGQEKLGPLRDAYYEGADAAIIFCDVTSRVTYKNVPLWHKDVMRVSEGIPIVLCANKIDVKERKVKSKGITYPLKFNMGFFEISVKNRLCLKEPLEYLLQQLTKELDLKIVASLDAAVFGDVSNICI